In one window of Mesorhizobium sp. B2-1-1 DNA:
- a CDS encoding P1 family peptidase: MGAARRLGLCMGRLPPGPNNAITDVPGVLVGHKTIIADGLATGVTAVLPHGGDLFRSKVRAAVDIINGFGKSVGLMQLSELCTIETPILLTNTFSVAPCAEALIKRAIAANPEIGRKTSTVNPVVCECNDGGINDIQAMAVTRHDAEAALDAASAGPVEQGSIGAGTGMTSFGFKAGIGSASRSVEIGSRAFTLGALVLSNFGRAGDLVLPDGRRADPKGLGEPESGSIIIILGTDIPLDDRQLNRAASRAGAGIARLGSYWGHGSGDIAIAFTTADPLPHVSPSPFISISRVDDRYIDLIFEAVVETTVEAVLNALCAAQGVVGRNRRRIPALTDWLKEPL; the protein is encoded by the coding sequence ATGGGCGCGGCACGGCGTTTAGGCCTTTGCATGGGGCGGCTGCCGCCCGGCCCGAACAATGCGATCACGGACGTGCCGGGTGTCCTGGTCGGCCATAAGACGATCATCGCCGACGGACTTGCGACAGGCGTCACCGCCGTCTTGCCCCATGGCGGCGACCTGTTCAGATCCAAGGTCAGGGCGGCGGTCGATATCATCAACGGTTTCGGCAAGTCCGTCGGGCTCATGCAATTGTCCGAACTGTGCACGATCGAAACGCCGATCCTTCTGACCAACACGTTCTCGGTCGCACCATGTGCGGAGGCGCTGATCAAGCGTGCCATTGCCGCCAACCCGGAGATCGGGCGCAAGACCAGCACGGTCAATCCCGTCGTTTGCGAATGCAACGACGGCGGCATCAATGATATTCAGGCAATGGCGGTCACCCGGCATGACGCCGAAGCGGCGCTGGATGCCGCGAGCGCCGGTCCGGTCGAACAGGGCAGCATCGGCGCCGGCACCGGAATGACGTCGTTTGGCTTCAAGGCGGGTATCGGCAGCGCGTCCAGGTCTGTCGAGATCGGGTCTCGCGCCTTCACGCTTGGCGCTCTGGTGTTGTCCAACTTCGGCAGGGCAGGGGATCTTGTCCTCCCGGATGGCCGCAGAGCCGATCCCAAAGGGCTCGGCGAGCCTGAAAGCGGGTCGATCATCATCATTCTCGGCACGGATATTCCTCTTGACGACCGGCAATTGAACCGTGCCGCCAGCCGGGCCGGCGCCGGCATTGCCCGCCTCGGTTCGTATTGGGGACACGGCAGTGGCGATATCGCCATCGCCTTCACGACCGCCGATCCTCTGCCGCACGTCTCGCCCTCACCGTTCATTTCGATTTCGCGTGTCGATGACAGATACATCGACCTCATTTTCGAAGCGGTTGTGGAAACCACGGTCGAGGCCGTTCTGAACGCCCTGTGCGCCGCGCAAGGCGTGGTTGGACGAAATAGACGCAGGATTCCGGCGTTGACCGACTGGCTGAAGGAGCCCCTTTGA
- a CDS encoding D-amino-acid transaminase — protein MAKVAQVYCNRRYMPEDEARIGLFDRGFLFADAVYEVTAVIGGRLIDNDFHLNRLQRSLAEICIPMPVTLPEIEAIQLELISLNGLDEGTVYLQISRGEAKRNFLFPDDLEPTMVAFTSARKLVGTKAQAEGVAVDLAPDPRWARRDIKTVMLLGQVLAKHAASEKGFDDVWFVEGGQVTEGASATAFIVTHDGRVITRANSQAILPGCTRRAVARLCEDQGILFEERAFSPEEAFSAAEAFLTSASSLVTPVVRIAGHRIGNGQPGPLTRRLQEIYVQTAFAEMNGHAAGRAALA, from the coding sequence ATGGCCAAAGTGGCGCAAGTCTATTGCAATCGGCGTTACATGCCCGAAGACGAGGCGCGCATCGGTCTCTTCGATCGGGGGTTCCTCTTTGCAGACGCGGTCTACGAGGTGACCGCCGTGATCGGCGGCAGGCTGATAGACAATGATTTCCATCTCAATCGTCTCCAGCGGTCGCTTGCCGAGATATGTATTCCCATGCCCGTGACGCTGCCTGAGATAGAAGCCATTCAATTGGAACTGATCTCGCTCAACGGATTGGATGAAGGAACGGTCTATCTCCAGATTTCGCGCGGCGAAGCCAAGCGCAATTTCCTGTTTCCCGATGATCTTGAGCCGACCATGGTCGCCTTCACAAGCGCCCGCAAACTCGTAGGAACCAAGGCTCAGGCCGAAGGCGTCGCCGTCGACTTGGCGCCTGATCCGCGCTGGGCGCGGCGCGACATAAAGACTGTCATGCTGCTGGGGCAGGTTCTGGCAAAGCATGCTGCAAGCGAGAAAGGCTTCGATGATGTCTGGTTTGTCGAGGGTGGACAGGTGACCGAGGGCGCATCGGCGACGGCTTTCATCGTTACGCACGACGGCCGTGTCATTACTCGCGCCAATTCTCAAGCCATCCTGCCCGGCTGTACGCGGCGAGCAGTGGCGCGTCTATGTGAAGACCAGGGCATTTTGTTTGAAGAGCGTGCGTTCTCGCCAGAGGAGGCGTTTTCGGCGGCGGAAGCGTTCCTGACCTCCGCCTCGAGCCTGGTCACCCCCGTCGTCCGTATTGCCGGCCACAGGATCGGAAACGGCCAACCTGGTCCATTGACACGCCGCCTGCAGGAAATTTACGTCCAGACAGCTTTTGCAGAGATGAACGGGCATGCGGCCGGAAGAGCGGCCCTTGCTTGA
- a CDS encoding ArsR/SmtB family transcription factor, producing the protein MATNANYWTALGDPTRRTIFELLVEQPCSVSGLARALPVTRPAVSQHLKILKAAGLVADTRSGKERIYRIDQDGLAGLRAEIDQFWSKTLAGYKLAVEYPKKDQV; encoded by the coding sequence GTGGCTACTAACGCGAACTACTGGACAGCGCTCGGAGATCCGACAAGGCGCACGATCTTCGAACTGCTGGTCGAACAGCCCTGTTCGGTCAGCGGACTTGCTCGTGCCCTGCCTGTAACCCGGCCGGCCGTCTCTCAGCACTTGAAGATACTCAAGGCTGCCGGGCTTGTGGCCGACACGCGCTCGGGCAAAGAACGCATATACCGTATCGATCAGGATGGGCTGGCAGGCCTGCGCGCGGAAATCGACCAGTTCTGGAGCAAGACCCTGGCGGGCTACAAATTAGCCGTCGAGTATCCAAAAAAGGACCAAGTATGA
- a CDS encoding SRPBCC family protein — protein sequence MSKDPALAPVRHFVVVEASIARAFKVFTEDFGRFKPREHNLLAVPIAETIFEPRVGGHVYDRGVDGSECRWARVLAYDPPSRLVLSWDISPRWQIETDPNKTSEWEVRFTAETENRTRVEIEHRHFERHGEGWVGVRGAVDSDQGWPLYLQRFHDLFNHRTA from the coding sequence ATGAGTAAGGACCCTGCACTCGCGCCCGTAAGGCATTTCGTCGTTGTCGAGGCATCCATTGCGCGTGCCTTCAAGGTTTTCACCGAGGATTTCGGGAGATTCAAACCTCGAGAGCACAATCTTCTTGCCGTTCCGATCGCAGAAACGATCTTCGAACCCCGGGTCGGAGGGCACGTTTACGACCGAGGTGTGGATGGCAGCGAGTGCCGCTGGGCTCGTGTGTTGGCCTACGATCCGCCCAGCCGGCTGGTTCTGAGCTGGGACATCAGCCCTCGGTGGCAGATCGAGACCGACCCGAACAAGACGAGCGAATGGGAGGTCCGGTTCACGGCCGAGACCGAGAACAGAACCCGAGTTGAGATCGAGCACCGGCATTTCGAGCGCCATGGGGAAGGCTGGGTAGGCGTGAGGGGTGCAGTTGATAGCGATCAGGGCTGGCCGCTCTACCTGCAACGGTTCCACGACTTGTTCAACCATCGGACAGCCTGA
- a CDS encoding MAPEG family protein produces MEVYWLSILGVLMLCLLSVVLAVYSGSSKGFAGVLSGPVVPADDHNPLYRIDRVHMNSVEALAPFVVPAVLAMMVGVGPTTLATLVGLHLAIRLIHLGIYLRGGNAAKGGSVRTVLYVSGALVTLALILVTGWAALH; encoded by the coding sequence ATGGAAGTCTATTGGTTAAGCATCCTCGGCGTGCTTATGCTTTGTTTGCTGTCGGTGGTGTTGGCAGTCTATTCCGGTTCGTCCAAGGGATTTGCAGGGGTGCTTTCAGGACCGGTAGTCCCGGCGGACGACCACAACCCGCTCTACAGGATCGACCGCGTCCACATGAACTCGGTTGAGGCGCTGGCGCCCTTTGTCGTGCCCGCGGTGCTGGCGATGATGGTTGGTGTTGGACCGACCACTTTGGCGACGCTTGTGGGGCTGCACCTGGCGATACGCCTGATTCATCTGGGAATCTACCTACGTGGCGGAAACGCCGCAAAGGGAGGCAGTGTCAGGACGGTTCTGTACGTTTCGGGAGCGCTGGTTACGCTTGCCCTTATTCTTGTGACTGGATGGGCAGCACTCCATTGA
- a CDS encoding TolC family protein: MNRTGMSAIGKRLGLLMAATMLTCGGANALTLKEAVAVAVESNPEIGQAIENREAIEFELRQAKGLYLPSVDLQASAGARRLDNSSRRALSIEDDALYPAETDLTVSQTLYDSGARRAELNRQASRVDGASFRVLERSEFIGLSVVQDYLEYMLQASIVAEAKKNLGFHQAILHDIQEGIAGGGLNEADRQQAEERLFAAKARMQEASEELEAARIRFFKTVGKPLTNAARPADVSGTLPRSLDDALGLARESNPRVHMANSDIAAAASLVDAARAKYGPSIIAEGSARAGYDIDGDNGDASDLQARLVLRWNLYRGGIDKANEQEQIRRTSEQRLAMHQVLREIEEAVRTSWDRRFRQADLAKTLKLQAVSNEKLVASYREQFKVGQRSLLDVLDAQNTRFNTATLADTASYASLFAQYRLLAATGQLLKTMDIHPPKQATAYARTEFAAPEIADTETYARTPSEQKNDVPFDILAPVRKK, translated from the coding sequence ATGAATAGAACTGGCATGTCGGCCATAGGCAAGCGCCTTGGTCTTTTGATGGCGGCTACGATGCTGACTTGCGGGGGGGCGAACGCCCTCACGCTCAAGGAGGCCGTGGCGGTAGCGGTCGAATCCAATCCGGAGATCGGCCAGGCGATAGAAAATCGCGAAGCGATCGAGTTCGAATTGCGTCAGGCAAAGGGCCTCTATTTGCCCAGCGTCGACCTGCAGGCGTCGGCTGGCGCTCGCCGTCTCGACAATTCGTCACGGCGCGCACTCTCGATAGAGGACGACGCGCTTTATCCGGCAGAAACCGACCTGACCGTTTCGCAGACGCTCTATGACAGCGGCGCAAGGCGCGCAGAATTGAACCGCCAGGCCTCCCGCGTCGATGGCGCGTCGTTTCGAGTGCTGGAACGGTCGGAATTCATCGGCCTCTCTGTTGTCCAGGACTACCTCGAATACATGCTCCAGGCTTCGATTGTTGCCGAGGCAAAGAAAAACCTGGGCTTCCATCAAGCAATCCTCCACGACATCCAGGAAGGCATTGCCGGCGGCGGGTTGAACGAAGCCGACCGGCAACAGGCCGAGGAGCGGCTGTTCGCGGCCAAGGCCCGCATGCAGGAAGCGTCGGAGGAACTGGAGGCCGCGCGGATACGGTTTTTCAAGACCGTCGGCAAGCCGCTGACCAATGCAGCGAGGCCGGCCGACGTGTCCGGCACGCTGCCAAGGTCGCTGGACGATGCGTTGGGCCTTGCGCGCGAGAGTAACCCGCGCGTCCACATGGCCAACAGCGATATTGCCGCGGCGGCCTCGCTGGTGGACGCGGCGCGGGCGAAATATGGTCCCTCGATCATTGCCGAAGGCTCTGCCCGGGCGGGCTACGACATTGACGGCGACAATGGAGACGCATCCGATCTGCAGGCACGTCTGGTGTTGCGCTGGAATCTCTATCGGGGCGGCATCGACAAGGCCAATGAGCAGGAGCAGATCCGCCGCACCAGCGAGCAGCGGCTCGCGATGCACCAGGTTCTCCGAGAGATCGAGGAAGCCGTTCGCACGTCATGGGATCGTCGCTTCCGGCAGGCCGATCTGGCCAAGACCCTGAAGCTACAAGCAGTCTCCAACGAAAAGCTGGTCGCGTCCTATCGCGAACAGTTTAAGGTCGGTCAGCGCTCGTTGCTCGACGTGCTCGATGCGCAGAACACGCGATTCAACACCGCGACACTGGCCGACACCGCGTCCTACGCATCCCTTTTCGCGCAATATCGGCTTCTGGCGGCGACCGGGCAGTTGTTGAAAACGATGGATATCCACCCGCCAAAACAGGCCACGGCTTACGCGCGAACCGAGTTCGCCGCACCGGAAATAGCCGACACCGAGACCTATGCGCGCACGCCTTCGGAACAGAAAAATGACGTGCCGTTCGATATTCTGGCACCGGTCAGGAAAAAATAG
- a CDS encoding type I secretion system permease/ATPase: MNQQPNILSPKEAFKACFSAVAAYLGRPSAETVLFAGVPLAETRIDIDAIRHLAERVGLEITEFSQRDFVRGRIDLPAIVFRVSQLPVALLADGEAGEYFTAPQEDGRTRISRSELANSYISGGASFSITYANATEAMSVGSAPKIERRHWLTGTMGPFWRTYSKVVLSAVFINLLAIASPIFTMNVYDRILPNKAISTLWVLAIGIGAVILFDLLLKTSRASLIDYAGRKADLRISYMLFEKVLNSSLAARPGSTGEYANRVTQYEFVREFFTSNTISVFIDTAFVFVFLLVIYAIGGWLVMIPALAFVASVIVGLVTQRRIGKRVAASMNEASQRQALLVESISTLETIKSLRAEAYLLRKWGEHSKNASNTSEKIKQLSAAAGNITQAIQQLVTVALVVAGAYAFSEGHVSTGAIIGTVMLASRAVAPLGQIAITLSRLRQAMLSLRMVNSIMAQPEDRPDTVGFVNRPIRNGAMVFRNVGFTYPGSENEVLTGLNFSVKPGERIGIIGRIGSGKTTMGRLIGRLFLPSSGELLLDGIDIRQYHPSEVRAAVGIVAQANDLFSGTIKENLLMACPEATDEQIVEAAKAAGVDDFVSRHPRGYDMNVGERGTNLSGGQRQTMAIARLLLTKPKVVFLDEPSGSMDLASERQLIKQLKVAFDRNTTLIVSTHRFSMLELADRLIVIEQGRIVADGPKDQVIQALQKKST, encoded by the coding sequence GTGAACCAGCAACCCAACATCCTGTCACCGAAAGAGGCTTTCAAGGCCTGCTTTTCGGCCGTCGCCGCATATCTCGGCCGCCCCAGCGCCGAAACCGTGCTCTTTGCCGGCGTGCCGCTGGCCGAGACGCGCATCGATATCGACGCAATCCGGCATCTTGCCGAGCGCGTCGGCCTTGAAATCACCGAATTCAGCCAGCGCGACTTTGTTCGGGGGCGCATCGACCTCCCCGCGATCGTCTTTCGCGTCAGCCAGCTGCCTGTCGCGCTGCTGGCCGATGGTGAAGCCGGGGAATATTTTACAGCTCCCCAGGAGGACGGGCGCACCAGGATCAGCCGGTCGGAACTGGCCAACAGCTATATCAGCGGCGGTGCGTCCTTCTCGATCACCTACGCCAACGCGACGGAGGCCATGAGCGTCGGCTCGGCGCCGAAAATCGAGCGGCGACATTGGCTGACGGGAACGATGGGGCCGTTCTGGCGCACCTATTCGAAGGTTGTCCTGTCGGCGGTGTTCATCAATCTGCTCGCCATCGCCTCGCCGATCTTCACCATGAACGTGTACGACAGGATCCTGCCGAACAAAGCGATATCGACGCTCTGGGTGCTGGCCATCGGCATCGGCGCGGTCATCCTGTTCGATCTGCTGCTAAAGACCTCCCGGGCATCGCTCATCGACTATGCCGGGCGCAAGGCGGATCTGCGCATTTCATACATGCTGTTCGAGAAGGTGCTGAACTCGTCTCTGGCGGCACGGCCGGGCTCGACGGGCGAATACGCAAATCGCGTGACCCAATATGAATTCGTGCGCGAATTCTTCACGTCCAACACCATCAGCGTGTTCATCGACACGGCTTTCGTGTTTGTTTTTCTCCTCGTCATCTATGCGATAGGCGGCTGGCTGGTCATGATACCCGCGCTGGCCTTCGTCGCGTCGGTGATCGTCGGACTGGTCACGCAGCGGCGCATCGGCAAGCGTGTGGCGGCCTCCATGAACGAGGCCTCGCAGCGCCAGGCGCTGCTGGTCGAATCCATTTCCACGCTGGAGACGATCAAGTCGCTGCGCGCCGAAGCCTACCTGTTGCGAAAATGGGGAGAGCATTCCAAAAACGCCTCCAACACCTCCGAGAAGATCAAGCAGCTTTCGGCCGCCGCCGGCAATATAACGCAGGCCATCCAGCAGCTGGTCACCGTCGCGCTGGTGGTGGCCGGCGCCTACGCCTTCTCCGAAGGACATGTCTCCACCGGAGCCATCATCGGCACCGTCATGCTGGCCAGCCGGGCTGTGGCCCCGCTCGGGCAGATCGCCATCACCTTGTCCAGATTGCGCCAGGCCATGCTCTCTTTGCGGATGGTGAATTCGATCATGGCTCAGCCGGAGGATCGTCCGGACACTGTGGGCTTCGTCAACCGGCCCATCCGCAACGGCGCCATGGTGTTCCGGAACGTCGGCTTTACCTATCCCGGCTCCGAGAACGAAGTCCTGACCGGCCTGAATTTCTCCGTGAAGCCGGGGGAGCGGATCGGCATCATCGGCCGCATAGGATCGGGAAAGACGACGATGGGGCGGCTGATCGGCAGGCTTTTCTTGCCGAGTTCCGGCGAACTGCTGCTGGACGGCATCGACATCCGTCAATACCACCCCTCCGAGGTTCGCGCCGCCGTCGGCATCGTCGCGCAGGCGAACGATCTGTTTTCAGGCACCATCAAGGAAAATCTTTTGATGGCCTGTCCGGAGGCGACCGATGAGCAGATCGTCGAAGCGGCCAAGGCCGCCGGCGTCGACGATTTCGTCTCCCGCCACCCGCGTGGCTATGACATGAATGTCGGCGAGCGCGGCACCAATCTCTCGGGCGGCCAGAGACAGACGATGGCGATCGCCCGGCTGTTGCTGACGAAACCGAAAGTCGTCTTCCTGGACGAGCCGTCCGGCTCGATGGATCTGGCTTCCGAGCGTCAACTGATCAAGCAGCTCAAAGTGGCTTTCGATCGAAACACCACGCTGATCGTCTCGACGCACCGCTTCAGCATGCTCGAACTTGCCGACCGGCTTATCGTCATCGAGCAAGGCAGGATCGTTGCCGATGGACCAAAGGACCAAGTGATACAGGCGCTGCAGAAAAAAAGCACCTGA
- a CDS encoding HlyD family type I secretion periplasmic adaptor subunit, with translation MLAREDRPPLFASASIFIIGALFVSSVAWASFAEVDEIARGDGKVIPASKTQIIQASEPGVVQEIAVKIGQVVKKNDLIIRLDNTFNTSSLGEQQAKARALQTRIARLKFEQSGDLQGEFPCPAEIQKVAPEICDNEQKLLVARRDNFEVKLSVLKSRLDQREKELDEATANSDRLTKNLVVSDQEAKLVEAMVKKGLMARTEQLRVEREQTELNGQLTLAGETTKKAKSAITEAQLQVDELGLQLQQEALSDLTQALADLSVVDETIRGATDKVARTDIRSPVDGIVNTLDINTVGAFVQPGAVVAGIVPTSETLLVEARVSPRDVAFIRPDQEALIKVTAYDFSIFGGIEGKVSNITADSLVDQKTGEPYYQVRVATDRSTLTRDGKTYSIIPGMICSVDIKTGRKTILTYLLKPINKAREEAMSER, from the coding sequence ATGCTTGCAAGAGAAGACCGGCCGCCGCTCTTTGCGTCGGCGTCCATATTTATCATAGGTGCACTCTTCGTGTCTTCCGTTGCTTGGGCGTCCTTTGCCGAGGTGGATGAAATCGCACGCGGCGACGGCAAGGTCATACCTGCTTCCAAAACGCAGATCATCCAGGCCAGCGAGCCGGGCGTCGTCCAGGAAATTGCCGTCAAGATCGGGCAGGTCGTGAAGAAGAACGACCTCATCATCCGCCTCGACAATACGTTCAACACCTCCAGCCTTGGCGAGCAACAGGCCAAGGCACGGGCATTACAGACCCGCATTGCACGGCTGAAGTTCGAGCAGAGCGGCGATCTGCAAGGCGAATTTCCATGTCCCGCCGAAATCCAGAAAGTCGCCCCGGAAATCTGCGACAACGAGCAGAAGCTGCTCGTCGCCCGCCGCGACAACTTCGAAGTCAAGCTGTCGGTTCTCAAGTCGCGCCTCGATCAGCGCGAGAAGGAATTGGACGAGGCGACGGCCAATTCCGATCGCCTCACGAAGAATCTGGTCGTCAGCGACCAGGAGGCAAAGCTGGTCGAAGCCATGGTCAAGAAAGGCCTGATGGCGCGAACCGAGCAACTCCGGGTTGAACGCGAGCAGACAGAGCTCAACGGGCAGCTGACGCTTGCTGGAGAAACCACCAAGAAAGCCAAATCGGCCATCACCGAGGCCCAGCTTCAGGTCGATGAGCTCGGTCTGCAGCTGCAACAGGAAGCGCTGAGCGACCTGACGCAGGCGCTGGCCGATCTCTCGGTGGTCGATGAAACCATACGCGGCGCGACCGACAAGGTGGCCCGCACCGACATCCGTTCTCCAGTCGACGGTATCGTCAACACGCTTGACATCAATACGGTTGGCGCCTTCGTGCAGCCCGGCGCGGTCGTGGCCGGCATCGTTCCGACTTCGGAGACCTTGCTGGTCGAAGCGCGGGTTTCGCCCCGCGACGTTGCCTTCATCCGGCCGGATCAGGAGGCGCTGATCAAGGTCACCGCCTATGATTTCTCGATCTTCGGCGGCATCGAAGGCAAGGTCTCGAACATCACCGCCGACAGTCTCGTCGACCAGAAGACAGGCGAGCCCTATTATCAGGTGCGCGTCGCGACCGACAGGTCGACGCTGACGCGGGATGGCAAGACCTATTCCATCATCCCGGGCATGATCTGCTCCGTCGACATCAAGACCGGCCGCAAGACGATCCTGACCTACCTGCTGAAACCCATCAACAAGGCACGAGAGGAGGCGATGAGTGAACGATAG
- a CDS encoding ribbon-helix-helix domain-containing protein, with protein sequence MNDSATPPAVLERLLVPMAAEDLGMEFRVVARRGIRRGIRLERTFWTSLRQMAENRKCTIGMLVDEIAESQPPAGNLTSAIRVACIRDLAEENLTLKRLASIRTITAILVACPSPAFALSSSKKILTFNAPFQQLVKRQLPTAPSDDGRQDLRLALDLNVADIFARLDANGEIPVASGFVIGAGERRYRGQLNAVRAPLVGQDLLMAFVSG encoded by the coding sequence GTGAACGATAGCGCCACGCCTCCCGCTGTTCTCGAGCGGTTGCTCGTGCCGATGGCCGCGGAAGACCTCGGCATGGAGTTCCGGGTTGTCGCGCGCCGCGGCATCCGCCGCGGCATCCGCCTGGAGCGGACGTTCTGGACGTCGCTCAGGCAGATGGCGGAAAACCGGAAATGCACGATCGGCATGCTTGTCGATGAGATCGCCGAGAGCCAGCCTCCGGCCGGCAATCTGACATCGGCGATCAGGGTTGCTTGCATTCGTGATCTGGCGGAAGAAAACCTGACGTTGAAGAGGCTTGCATCGATCAGGACGATCACCGCGATACTGGTCGCCTGCCCCTCGCCCGCCTTCGCCCTTTCATCATCGAAAAAGATCCTGACCTTCAACGCTCCGTTCCAACAATTGGTAAAGCGCCAATTGCCGACGGCGCCGAGCGATGACGGCCGTCAGGATCTCAGGCTGGCGCTCGATCTCAACGTGGCGGACATCTTCGCGCGGCTGGATGCCAATGGCGAGATTCCGGTCGCCAGCGGGTTCGTCATCGGCGCCGGCGAACGCCGATATCGTGGCCAATTGAATGCCGTGCGAGCACCGCTGGTCGGGCAGGACCTGCTGATGGCATTCGTCAGCGGCTAG
- a CDS encoding transglutaminase-like cysteine peptidase, whose protein sequence is MKKEKTAPGTAGLKLLLLTISLAGLPQPSLASVHLEGTASVGGLVEDVRMPPSLGGVSLERFQPWRPAVGYQPDLVSMSYTIDDAQAGVAPAPANVGIDPIKTATIIPGVFGSVALSMHNFPVAARWAPVYQAIVGCSAGSACEQKSAAFARLISSAQGKGFSEKLSFVNSGINHLIAYRKDSVIYGKLDYWAKPTEVLDKRAGDCEDFVILKMTALLRAGIPAQSMALVVLQDRRRGFFHAVLSVSTASGVFILDSLNNTVLRDSDLPDYVPLYSFSTDRAWIHGSRSGSAQVAEIKGGFAGVAPGEGLQPDTASGALARR, encoded by the coding sequence ATGAAAAAAGAAAAAACCGCGCCGGGAACAGCCGGCCTCAAGCTACTCTTGCTGACGATCAGCCTCGCAGGCCTGCCGCAGCCATCGCTCGCGAGCGTCCATTTAGAGGGCACCGCTTCGGTCGGCGGGCTTGTTGAAGACGTGCGGATGCCGCCCAGCCTGGGCGGCGTTTCCCTGGAAAGATTCCAGCCTTGGCGACCGGCGGTAGGATACCAGCCCGACCTGGTTTCCATGAGTTACACGATCGACGATGCCCAAGCGGGCGTTGCGCCGGCGCCTGCGAATGTCGGAATTGATCCCATCAAGACGGCAACGATTATCCCCGGCGTGTTCGGCTCGGTCGCGTTGTCCATGCATAACTTTCCCGTCGCCGCGCGGTGGGCACCGGTCTACCAGGCAATTGTCGGCTGCTCGGCGGGCAGTGCCTGCGAGCAGAAGAGTGCGGCTTTTGCCAGGCTGATCTCGTCGGCACAGGGCAAAGGGTTCAGCGAGAAACTGTCATTCGTCAACAGCGGCATCAATCACCTGATCGCCTACAGGAAGGACAGCGTCATCTATGGCAAGCTCGATTACTGGGCAAAGCCCACCGAGGTGCTCGATAAGCGCGCCGGCGACTGCGAGGATTTCGTCATACTGAAGATGACGGCGCTGCTGAGGGCCGGCATCCCCGCGCAAAGCATGGCGTTGGTTGTTCTCCAGGATCGCAGGCGGGGATTCTTCCATGCGGTCCTGTCGGTAAGCACGGCAAGTGGCGTGTTCATTCTCGACAGCCTCAACAACACCGTGCTGCGCGACAGCGATCTCCCCGATTATGTGCCGCTTTATTCCTTCAGCACGGACCGAGCCTGGATCCATGGTTCGAGATCGGGCAGCGCGCAGGTCGCGGAGATCAAGGGCGGTTTTGCAGGCGTCGCGCCCGGCGAGGGATTGCAGCCCGACACGGCTTCTGGAGCGCTTGCCCGTCGGTGA